The sequence GCTTGCTCTAGTGGAAAAGTTTTCTCAATTACAGGTGTAATTTTCCCTTCTGAAATAGCTTGTAATAGCCGTTTATATTCTTCTCTTGTCCCTAATACAGACCCGTACATTGTAATATGTTTTAAGTACAGCGTGCGAAAATCCAATTCTGTTTTTTGTCCACCTGAAGATCCTGATGTACAGAACTTCCCGCCATTCTTTAGGACTTTCAATGAGGTAGAAAATAAAGCATCCCCTACGACATCCAATACGGAATCGATTGGTCCTCCGTTTACTTTAATAATTTCTTCTGCAAGCTGATCACATTTGTAAGACAATACATGAGTAGCTCCAAGCTCTTTCATCTTTTCCTCCAACGCTAAATCACCGACGATGGCAATGACCTTTGCGCCAAAAACTTTTGAAGCAATTTGTACATTTAAGGAGCCAACACCCCCGTTTGCCCCCGTTACCATGACTGTCTCACCTGGCTTGATCTGAATCTGTTCTACCATGTGCCACGCCGTTAGACCGCTCACTGAAAATACGGAGCTTTCAGTGTACGTTGGTAGCGGCATCTCGAAACAAAGGTCTGCCGGCCACACGACATATTCTGCATAACCTCCGTCATATTCCGAACCGATAAAGGACATGTCCTCTGAGATATGCTCACTTCCACTTTCGCCACTCGATGTAAATGGAAAGAGTACCACATCCTTTCCAATTAACGATCGGTCCACATCATGACCAACTTTCACGATTGTCCCTGCTATATCAGAGCCCGGAATCCGAGGAAATTGCACGCCTTCTGGACGCCATCCTGACTTTTCATCCTTCCCGTACGCCCCTTCCCGCATCCAAATTTCTGTATTGTTAATCGCACACGCCTTCACTTGTACGAGCACTTCATTCTTCTTCGGTACTGGAATGGGTCGTTCCACTACCTCTAACTTATCAATATCACCATACCCTGTCACTTGTACTGCCTTCATAAAAAATCATTCCTTTTTTCAACTAGTTTTACATTAATTTTGATAATGTTTAGATAAATTTTCAAACATTTTGGATGGGCTATTCGTTTATACCCGATTAGGCAGCGATGTAAACATATTTGGAAGTAATAATTAGGACATGACAATTTATTTAATCATTGTAATCTAACGTATTTTAATAGAATCTTCCTTTTTACACTTAGGATCTGTTAGTTATAATTGAATTAACAATCTAGCATTAACCGAATTTTGGATGGAGGACTGTAAATGATTATCAAAGCAGAGTTAATAAACCAGCCATATTCAGGGGAGTTTAACGAAAAAATATATGATATTTCAAGCACACGGAACTCTCGAACTCTCTCATTCCAATTTATAGGATAACACTAATTATTAAATATTATTGAGAAGATGAGAATATATTTGTATAAGATAATTCTATGATTTTCTCAATATCGATTGAAATCGAACAACGCTTGAAAATGGATTAGCATTTGATCATAATATAATTAATAGCATTTAATCACATAAGTGTATAGAATAAAAGATGAATATTATAACTTGAAACAAAAAACTCGAATAAAAGACTTATTATTTTAATGTCTATTATTCGAGTTTTTATTCTAAAGTTACATAAAATGATTCTAAATAATTATATTTTTATTACGATAGATC comes from Bacillus kexueae and encodes:
- a CDS encoding zinc-binding dehydrogenase, with translation MKAVQVTGYGDIDKLEVVERPIPVPKKNEVLVQVKACAINNTEIWMREGAYGKDEKSGWRPEGVQFPRIPGSDIAGTIVKVGHDVDRSLIGKDVVLFPFTSSGESGSEHISEDMSFIGSEYDGGYAEYVVWPADLCFEMPLPTYTESSVFSVSGLTAWHMVEQIQIKPGETVMVTGANGGVGSLNVQIASKVFGAKVIAIVGDLALEEKMKELGATHVLSYKCDQLAEEIIKVNGGPIDSVLDVVGDALFSTSLKVLKNGGKFCTSGSSGGQKTELDFRTLYLKHITMYGSVLGTREEYKRLLQAISEGKITPVIEKTFPLEQAKEAQTYFKNAGKLGKIVLLP